One part of the Tachysurus vachellii isolate PV-2020 chromosome 6, HZAU_Pvac_v1, whole genome shotgun sequence genome encodes these proteins:
- the LOC132846723 gene encoding interferon-gamma-inducible GTPase 10-like — MASEFGISKEEVNEINSVLHSNVVTDVVAQVEDMLTQRSVTLNIAVTGESGAGKSSFINAFLGVSDDEPEAAQTGITETTQKASAYSHPTASNVLLWDLPGTGTPSFHPRTYLEDVGLLKYDFFIIVTSDRFQEYHSALAKYIMQAQKKFYFIRNKVDRDLEANARRRSQRGLSNDEVLNLLRVDCENNLRNDQVKQPRVFLLSCFHPQCFDFPVLQMTLIEELEGHKRHALLLSLPNLSASLIQSKRQALAQDVWKKAILVSLSSVMRGATPNPIVPELMKTLKYYQQTFCLDAISLHRLANITGISFEKLQSEVTSIFGQGLSAQAVEDLLIHLTTQHQLLANKLENQIPILGSVIAGGISFVASYFLLKFALKDLSEDGERVIQKSLFDSFKHFSLNDPNEVL; from the exons ATGGCATCCGAATTTGGAATAAGTAAAGAAGAGGTGAATGAGATAAACAGCGTCCTGCACTCCAATGTTGTCACTGATGTTGTGGCACAAGTGGAAGATATGCTTACACAGAGATCTGTGACTCTGAACATTGCTGTTACTGGAGAGTCAGGTGCAGGCAAGTCTTCGTTCATCAATGCTTTCCTTGGGGTTTCTGATGATGAACCTGAAGCAGCACAGACAGGTATAACAGAAACCACTCAGAAGGCCTCAGCATACTCACATCCCACTGCTAGTAATGTCTTGCTGTGGGACCTACCAGGGACTGGTACTCCCTCTTTTCATCCTAGAACCTACCTGGAGGATGTTGGCCTCCTAAAATATGACTTTTTCATCATTGTCACATCTGACAGGTTCCAGGAGTACCACTCTGCATTGGCTAAATATATAATGCAAGCTCAaaagaagttttattttatcaggaacaAAGTGGATCGAGATTTGGAGGCAAATGCTAGGCGCAGGAGTCAAAGGGGTTTGTCTAATGATGAAGTCTTGAACCTCCTCCGTGTAGACTGTGAAAATAATCTGAGAAATGATCAGGTGAAACAACCACGGGTTTTCCTACTCTCTTGCTTTCACCCACAGTGCTTTGACTTTCCTGTACTCCAGATGACCTTAATAGAGGAGCTGGAGGGACACAAGCGGCATGCCCTGCTCTTGTCACTACCCAACCTCAGTGCATCTTTAATACAAAGCAAACGACAGGCACTAGCTCAGGATGTTTGGAAGAAAGCGATCTTGGTTTCCTTGAGCAGTGTCATGAGGGGTGCCACTCCCAATCCCATCGTTCCAGAACTGATGAAGACTTTAAAATACTATCAGCAAACATTTTGTCTAGATGCAATATCACTTCATCGATTGGCTAATATAACAGGAATTTCATTTGAG AAGCTTCAGAGTGAAGTAACCTCTATCTTTGGCCAAGGGCTGTCAGCACAGGCAGTGGAAGACTTGCTAATTCATCTAACTACACAACATCAACTCTTGGCTAATAAGTTAGAGAACCAAATCCCAATTCTGGGTTCTGTCATTGCAGGTGGAATTTCCTTTGTGGCTTCCTACTTCCTGCTGAAATTTGCCTTAAAGGATTTGAGTGAAGATGGAGAAAGAGTGATACAGAAATCACTATTTGactcatttaaacatttttctctAAATGATCCCAATGAAGTTCTCTGA